CCGGGACACCGCCGACGGTACGCTGGCGCTCGGCATCGCGGGCGGCGTGGCGGCCGCCACCGCGGGGGTCTCGGACTGGCGCTATCTCTCGGGCGGCTCCCGGCGCATGGGGATGGCCCACGGCCTGCTCAACGTCGCCGGGCTCGCCCTGAATACCGCCTCGCTCGCCTACAGGATAGCGGGCCGCCGCCGGGCCGGTCAGCTACTGTTTCTGACGGGATACTCGCTGAACGGGATGGGCGCGCACCTCGGCGGGGAGCTGTCTTACTGGTACGGTCTCCGGGTGAACCGCAACGTCTTTGAGAGCCCGGGACCGGAGGAGTTCGTGCCGGTCATGGCCGAGGACGAGCTGCCGGACGGCGGTACGCACCGGGTAGAGGTCGGGGACGTAGGGGTACTCCTGGCCCGCACCTCCGACGGCGGGGTCACGGCCATCGCTGCGAGGTGCAACCACTTCTCCGGGCCGCTCGAAAGGGGCGAGCGTGAGGGAGACACGGTCGTGTGCCCCTGGCACCAGTCACGTTTCGACCTCTACAGCGGGGAGCCTCTGGAGGGACCTGCGGTCTTTCCCCAGGCGCGCTACGAGACGCGGGTGAGGGACGGAAACGTGGAGATCCGGGCCGTCGCCGGAAACGCGCAGGAGAAGGTGCGCTAGCGCCCGGTTCGCCCGGCCCACTCTAGCGCGGGCCGGAGCGCGGCTCGTTCTCTGCCCCGAGCTCTTTCAGGGCCTCTTCCGCCGCCCGGCGCACCCGGCGGCCGGAGTCTGCCCGGAAGACGGCGCGGAGGTCGTCTATGGCGGTCTCTCGCATTCCCATCACGGCCAGGATCGAGGCCCGGTTGAAGTAGGCGACTCCGAGCTTCGGGTCGCGCTCTATGGCGTGGCCCATTGATTCGAGTGCCCCGGCTTGGTCTCCGTTCAGGTCCAGCGCCGCCCCGAGCGCGGAGTAGTAGCGGGGGAGCGGGTTCCGCTCTATGAGCTTGCCGTACAGGATCGCTGATTGCTCGTAGTCCTCTCTGGTAAAGGCCGCCCCGGCCCGGCGCTCCTCCGGGTCCACGGCCCGGGCCATGAGCGCGGTCAGGAGCGCCGCCCCTCCGAGGTAGAAGAGGAGGACGGGTAGCACCCGGTCGGCGTCGGCGAGGTCTACCACGAACGGCAGCCCGGCGACGAACACGGCGGTGGAGAGCACCGGGATCAGACGCACCACGAAGTCCCGGTAGGCCTTTACGCGCAGCAGGTCCCGGTTCTGACGGGCG
This DNA window, taken from Rubrobacter aplysinae, encodes the following:
- a CDS encoding Rieske 2Fe-2S domain-containing protein; this translates as MAEPDSGGTISQRIVDTMPWLDGLADKIQPVVQRAVVRGGRPAKNILDGLWMGAPLHPVLTDVPVGSWTATLVFDGVDLVSGARFARDTADGTLALGIAGGVAAATAGVSDWRYLSGGSRRMGMAHGLLNVAGLALNTASLAYRIAGRRRAGQLLFLTGYSLNGMGAHLGGELSYWYGLRVNRNVFESPGPEEFVPVMAEDELPDGGTHRVEVGDVGVLLARTSDGGVTAIAARCNHFSGPLERGEREGDTVVCPWHQSRFDLYSGEPLEGPAVFPQARYETRVRDGNVEIRAVAGNAQEKVR